The Candidatus Saccharibacteria bacterium sequence AGATACGAGGTTATATGAGCAACACTCCACTTATTACAATCGATCACTTTCGCATGGATTTCGGCAAAAAGACCGTCATCAAAGATCTTTCTCTTACTATAAATAAAGGCGAAACGTTTGGGCTTCTTGGTAGTAACGGGTCGGGCAAAACCACGACAATCCGCGCACTTCTTGGTATTTATATGCCGACCGGCGGCGAGCTTCTTATAAACGGCGAGCCGTATCGTGTAGATGGCGGCGTGCGCCTTGGGTATCTTCCGGAAGAACGTGGCCTCTACAAAAAAGAAAAAGTTATCGACATAATGACGTATTTTGGTCAGCTAAAAGGCCTATCCCGCAATGAAGCGCGTAGTTGGTCGATGAACTTTTTAAAGCGCGTCAACCTAGAAAACGAGGCGTCCACAAATCTCGATAAACTTTCGGGCGGTATGCAACAAAAAATCCAGGTGGGTATTGCCGTTATGGGCGACCCCCAGCTGCTTATTCTCGACGAGCCTGCTAAAGGCTTCGATCCAGTCAACCGCCGACTACTCATGGACATTATCGAGGAGCACCAAGCAGAGGGTGCGACGGTTATATTTGTCACCCACCAAATGGAAGAAGTCGAGCGCCTGTGCGATCGTATTCTTCTACTAAAAGATGGCGAAAGTCGGCTTTACGGTACCGTCGACGAAGTAAAAGATGAGTTTGGCGGCAAAATGCTGGAAATCATCTCAGACAACCCCGTTCCAAAAAACGACAAGCTATATAAATACATTCGCAAAGAAGGGCACACGACGCTTCTCGAGCCAGTCGCTGACCTTTTAGCAATTCAGCGCTCGCTTACTACGGCAGGCGTCGCTTGCACTAAGTTCGAGCTAAAGCGCCCATCGCTCGATGATATTTTCGTAACGGTATATGGCGACACCGCAAAGGAGACAAACTAATGCACAATCTTGGTACAGTCATACGATTCGAAATAGTCCGCACCCTGAAAAAGAAAAGTTTTTGGATTGCAGCATTTGCCGTACCCCTTATCGTAGGGCTCGTTGGTGTGATTATTTATTTCTCTAACAAAACAACAAACGATCAGGCAGAAAAGCTCGCAACAGAGCAGTTTGCAATCGGCGTTACCGATAAATCTGGGATTATTCCCAAAGAGACGCTAGCAGCTATTGGCGCAAAAACAATCGAGACGAAAGAGGAAGGTGAAGCCGCGGTTAAAACAGGTAAGCTCGATGGCTATTTTTATTACCCAAAGGATATCAGCAAAGATAGCGTTGAAACGTATGGCCAAGATGTAGGGTTGTTCAAGAATAACCGCTACCAAGATTTTGCCCGCGAACTACTAAAGCAATCCGCGGCAGCGCAGGCTACCCCAAGTGTCCAAACGGCGTTACAAGACAAGATAAAATTCAATTCCGTCACCTATACATCGGAAGGCGAGATTGACCAAGGCTTCATGAAGCTTATCGCACCGGGTATTTTCCTCGTGTTGTTCTACTTTATGATCGCGACATTTGGCAATCAGATCCTCACGAGCATCACCGAAGAGAAAGAAAACCGCGTGATCGAAATGATCCTTGCAACGATCAAACCAACGACACTTCTTGTAGGCAAGCTGCTGTCGCTCATAGCGTTGGCACTCATACAGATGCTGGTGATTTTACTACCGGTTATTATCGGCTACTTCTTGTTCCGCGATCAGCTGTCGTTACCTCAGTTTGACCTTGCGGCAATTCCGCTCGATCCTATCCGCATTACGCTAGGCGCCGTCATATTCGCCGTCAGCTTCTTTATGTTTACCGGAATCCTTATGACGCTTGGCGCTGCAATGCCAACCGCAAAGGAAGCGGGTAGTTTCTTTGGTGCCGCAATGGCGCTTGTTTTCGGGCCACTCTACGCAGCGCCGCTATTTATTAGTTCGCCAGAAT is a genomic window containing:
- a CDS encoding ATP-binding cassette domain-containing protein, which translates into the protein MDFGKKTVIKDLSLTINKGETFGLLGSNGSGKTTTIRALLGIYMPTGGELLINGEPYRVDGGVRLGYLPEERGLYKKEKVIDIMTYFGQLKGLSRNEARSWSMNFLKRVNLENEASTNLDKLSGGMQQKIQVGIAVMGDPQLLILDEPAKGFDPVNRRLLMDIIEEHQAEGATVIFVTHQMEEVERLCDRILLLKDGESRLYGTVDEVKDEFGGKMLEIISDNPVPKNDKLYKYIRKEGHTTLLEPVADLLAIQRSLTTAGVACTKFELKRPSLDDIFVTVYGDTAKETN
- a CDS encoding ABC transporter permease, yielding MHNLGTVIRFEIVRTLKKKSFWIAAFAVPLIVGLVGVIIYFSNKTTNDQAEKLATEQFAIGVTDKSGIIPKETLAAIGAKTIETKEEGEAAVKTGKLDGYFYYPKDISKDSVETYGQDVGLFKNNRYQDFARELLKQSAAAQATPSVQTALQDKIKFNSVTYTSEGEIDQGFMKLIAPGIFLVLFYFMIATFGNQILTSITEEKENRVIEMILATIKPTTLLVGKLLSLIALALIQMLVILLPVIIGYFLFRDQLSLPQFDLAAIPLDPIRITLGAVIFAVSFFMFTGILMTLGAAMPTAKEAGSFFGAAMALVFGPLYAAPLFISSPESIVVQILSYFPLTAPIPLLLRNAVGNLSVTEALISLSILAVTTVVVISIGVRIFRFGALEYSRKLSMQEVMRRKS